From the Cryptosporangium minutisporangium genome, one window contains:
- a CDS encoding metal-sensitive transcriptional regulator — protein MANTTSTRGYSADKNQLQARLRRIEGQVRGIERMVEDDRYCIDVLTQISAIQAALDKVALGLLDGHARHCMHEGAAEGRAEEMATEMMAAVGRLMKRG, from the coding sequence ATGGCGAACACCACTTCCACCCGCGGCTACTCGGCGGACAAAAACCAGCTCCAGGCTCGGCTGCGCCGCATCGAAGGCCAGGTCCGCGGCATCGAGCGGATGGTCGAAGACGACCGCTACTGCATCGACGTGCTGACACAGATCTCGGCGATCCAGGCGGCGCTGGACAAGGTCGCCCTGGGCCTGCTCGACGGGCACGCCCGGCACTGCATGCACGAAGGCGCCGCCGAGGGCCGCGCCGAGGAGATGGCGACGGAGATGATGGCCGCGGTCGGTCGTCTCATGAAGCGCGGATAG
- a CDS encoding YibE/F family protein gives MAWLWPSGTPGSATPDDSQYLNGTVTDVLHAACPEPSSATGEVPPGVSPGQIDCGTVTVRLASGPNRGEEITVDVPSGPGAPDVTAGDEVVLLYLPDTPVGEPYQIADHQRGRQLWVIAAAFLLAVIAFGRWRGVTAVAGLGVTFAILLLFVVPAILAGESPLLVAVVGAAAIMLTVLYLTHGVNRSTSVAVIGTLASLTVTAVLSAAAVGAMRLTGAADEQASYVSIVHHVDLQGLLLAGILIGALGVLDDVTVTQAATVSELGAANPAYGFRQLYRGATRVGRAHIASVINTIILAYAGASLPLLILIIDSNQPLGRVLTNQLVAQEIVRSMVGTLGLISAVPITTALAALAAGRSRRPADQSGEPLPSDQTVLDPQGGAPDERLDRLAALSRRRRDQEAEPW, from the coding sequence ATGGCGTGGCTCTGGCCCTCCGGTACGCCGGGCTCGGCGACGCCGGACGACTCCCAGTATCTCAACGGTACGGTGACAGACGTCCTACACGCTGCGTGCCCGGAGCCTTCGTCCGCTACCGGTGAGGTGCCGCCCGGCGTGTCTCCGGGGCAGATCGACTGCGGGACAGTCACTGTGCGGCTCGCCAGCGGTCCGAACCGTGGTGAGGAGATCACGGTCGATGTACCGAGCGGCCCCGGCGCTCCGGATGTGACCGCCGGTGACGAGGTGGTGCTGCTTTACCTTCCCGACACCCCGGTGGGCGAGCCGTATCAAATCGCCGATCATCAACGCGGACGCCAGCTCTGGGTGATCGCCGCCGCCTTCCTTCTGGCCGTGATCGCCTTCGGACGCTGGCGCGGCGTCACCGCCGTGGCGGGCCTAGGAGTCACCTTTGCGATCCTGTTGCTCTTCGTGGTCCCGGCGATCCTGGCCGGAGAATCACCGCTGCTCGTCGCTGTGGTCGGCGCGGCCGCCATCATGCTCACGGTCCTGTATCTGACACACGGGGTGAACCGGTCCACCTCCGTGGCAGTGATCGGCACCCTAGCCAGTCTCACCGTGACTGCGGTGCTGTCGGCAGCCGCTGTCGGCGCGATGCGCCTGACCGGCGCCGCTGACGAGCAGGCCAGCTACGTCAGCATCGTCCACCACGTCGACCTACAGGGCCTCCTGCTAGCGGGCATCCTCATCGGCGCACTCGGCGTTCTGGATGATGTCACCGTCACCCAAGCTGCCACAGTCTCCGAACTCGGCGCGGCCAATCCGGCCTACGGATTCAGGCAGCTCTACCGCGGAGCGACCCGTGTTGGCCGAGCCCACATCGCGTCGGTTATCAACACGATCATCCTTGCCTACGCCGGCGCATCCCTACCCCTGCTGATCCTGATCATCGACAGTAATCAGCCTCTCGGTCGAGTGCTGACCAACCAACTCGTCGCCCAGGAAATCGTCCGCAGCATGGTCGGCACCCTGGGGCTTATCTCGGCCGTGCCGATCACCACCGCTTTGGCGGCGCTGGCCGCCGGTCGCTCCCGGCGTCCAGCTGACCAGAGCGGAGAGCCCTTGCCGTCCGATCAGACAGTCCTCGACCCTCAGGGCGGCGCGCCCGATGAGCGCCTTGACCGGCTGGCGGCACTGTCCCGACGACGACGTGACCAGGAAGCCGAGCCGTGGTGA
- a CDS encoding DUF2752 domain-containing protein codes for MLPLLPLLPLLAAAVWVNLYNPTDQVEDPTGPCTWHAMFGVNGPTCGGTRAFYYLLHGHVVEAARFHLPAVLAAPVLVYFWLRWAVKRGLGRRLPALTVPRWLWVTYLVFFLVFTTVLRNLDFAPFAWFDIPNLAAPAR; via the coding sequence GTGCTCCCGCTCTTACCCCTGCTGCCGCTGCTCGCCGCGGCGGTCTGGGTAAACCTGTACAACCCGACCGACCAGGTCGAGGACCCGACAGGCCCGTGTACGTGGCATGCGATGTTCGGTGTGAACGGGCCGACCTGCGGCGGCACCCGCGCCTTCTACTACCTGCTCCACGGACACGTCGTCGAGGCCGCGCGGTTCCATCTGCCCGCTGTGCTCGCCGCACCGGTTCTGGTGTACTTCTGGCTCCGATGGGCGGTGAAGCGTGGTCTGGGCCGGCGACTGCCAGCGCTGACGGTGCCGCGATGGCTGTGGGTGACCTACCTCGTGTTTTTCCTGGTGTTCACCACGGTGCTCCGCAACCTGGACTTCGCGCCGTTCGCCTGGTTCGACATCCCGAACCTCGCCGCTCCCGCCCGCTAA
- a CDS encoding BlaI/MecI/CopY family transcriptional regulator → MHVFGELEVVIMDYLWARDEPATVRGILEALRPTRQPAYTTVLTVVDNLFKKGWLRREPAGRAFRYEPTVSREEYAARQMRDALNDAGDPAEAFVRFVGQMSDTEAQALRRALEAYERSEPR, encoded by the coding sequence GTGCACGTGTTCGGTGAGCTCGAGGTGGTGATCATGGACTACCTGTGGGCACGCGACGAGCCGGCGACCGTCCGCGGGATTCTCGAAGCCCTCCGTCCGACTCGTCAACCGGCTTACACCACCGTGCTCACGGTCGTGGATAACCTTTTCAAGAAGGGATGGCTGCGCAGGGAGCCCGCCGGGCGTGCGTTCCGGTACGAGCCGACCGTGTCACGGGAGGAGTACGCCGCCCGGCAGATGCGCGATGCGCTGAATGACGCCGGCGATCCCGCCGAGGCGTTCGTGCGGTTCGTCGGGCAGATGAGCGACACGGAGGCGCAGGCGCTGCGCCGAGCGTTGGAGGCCTACGAACGGAGCGAGCCCCGGTGA
- a CDS encoding DUF305 domain-containing protein — MKRLAIPALVLAIGALAACGGNDSGTNGMDHGSSATASASSSSAAAVTAHNAADVTFAQEMIVHHRGAIKMASLATSRASNSEVKALASKIQQAQQPEIDTMSDWLTAWGEKIPAESAEMDHGSGDMDMGSSASPMPGGMTDEQMAALEKASGKEFDTMFLNMMIEHHNGAITMAKTEQSAGQNTAAKTLAGKIIADQSAEITQMRTLLQTV, encoded by the coding sequence ATGAAACGCCTCGCCATTCCCGCTCTTGTCCTGGCCATCGGCGCGTTGGCCGCCTGTGGTGGCAACGACTCGGGTACGAACGGCATGGACCACGGTTCCAGTGCAACTGCCTCCGCGTCCTCTTCGTCTGCCGCGGCGGTGACCGCGCACAACGCGGCGGACGTGACGTTCGCGCAAGAGATGATCGTCCACCACCGTGGAGCCATCAAGATGGCTTCGCTTGCGACGAGCCGTGCCTCCAACTCCGAAGTGAAGGCCTTGGCCTCGAAAATCCAGCAGGCGCAGCAACCGGAGATCGACACGATGTCCGACTGGCTGACCGCCTGGGGAGAGAAGATCCCCGCCGAGTCCGCGGAGATGGATCACGGCAGCGGGGACATGGACATGGGATCGTCGGCCAGTCCGATGCCCGGCGGCATGACCGACGAGCAAATGGCCGCGTTGGAGAAGGCTTCCGGCAAGGAATTCGACACCATGTTCCTGAACATGATGATCGAGCATCACAACGGGGCGATCACCATGGCCAAGACCGAGCAGAGCGCCGGCCAGAACACGGCGGCGAAGACGTTGGCCGGCAAGATCATCGCTGATCAGAGCGCCGAAATCACCCAGATGCGAACCCTGCTGCAGACCGTGTAG
- a CDS encoding transposase family protein, whose translation MEHPPSAGQSHHRTLLRPXDTIAYRDSGMKDQLDGRPVVADGGYQGNPDVILPYRRARGQERLPAWQDEWNTRHRQVRATIEHCFARMKTYKILRDYRRSARTLHTTAVGIALLHNLALTG comes from the coding sequence GTGGAACACCCGCCATCGGCAGGTCAGAGCCACCATCGAACACTGCTTCGCCCGTNCGACACCATCGCCTACCGCGACTCCGGCATGAAAGACCAGCTCGACGGGCGCCCGGTCGTGGCCGACGGTGGCTACCAGGGCAACCCGGACGTGATCCTGCCCTACCGCCGCGCCCGCGGACAGGAACGGTTACCCGCCTGGCAGGACGAGTGGAACACCCGCCATCGGCAGGTCAGAGCCACCATCGAACACTGCTTCGCCCGTATGAAGACCTACAAGATCCTCCGCGACTACCGCCGCTCCGCCCGCACCCTCCACACCACCGCGGTCGGCATCGCCCTGCTCCACAACCTCGCGCTGACCGGATGA
- a CDS encoding M56 family metallopeptidase gives MIALALGLFAAAVAWAAPRALPRARWVERAPRLGIAAWCAVLLAVTTSLVAAAALIVCSPIADTALCMAWQWCMRAAHGEFGWTGRAVATAATAAATVIAARLVCCGLRMARARAGQRRRHAQLVRLAGRSSTALGATVVECAEPAAYVASGTAHQVVVTSGALELLSAEQLAAVLAHERAHVVGRHALLLAGVRLLQLAFPRVGLFAAAHGQLSRLAELRADEVAAAHHEPLALARALVTMAGATVSEGRASVPPGAMAATGGETVERLHRLLTPPARLAPAQRLVVAAGIAGVAAGPALFVVAGVLLSTPSYCPVWAA, from the coding sequence GTGATTGCTCTCGCGTTGGGCCTGTTCGCCGCGGCTGTCGCCTGGGCTGCGCCCCGCGCGCTTCCGCGAGCCCGCTGGGTCGAGCGGGCGCCGCGGCTGGGAATCGCCGCCTGGTGCGCGGTGCTGCTGGCGGTGACGACGTCCCTGGTTGCCGCCGCGGCCCTCATAGTGTGTTCACCAATCGCGGACACCGCCCTGTGCATGGCCTGGCAGTGGTGCATGCGCGCCGCCCACGGCGAATTCGGTTGGACGGGGCGTGCGGTAGCGACCGCCGCGACAGCAGCCGCCACCGTGATCGCCGCACGGCTCGTCTGCTGCGGGCTGCGGATGGCGCGCGCTCGCGCCGGCCAGCGGCGGCGGCACGCCCAGCTGGTGCGCCTGGCCGGACGGTCCTCAACCGCGCTGGGCGCGACGGTGGTCGAGTGCGCTGAACCGGCGGCCTACGTTGCCAGCGGAACGGCTCACCAGGTGGTGGTGACCAGCGGAGCGCTGGAACTGCTCAGCGCTGAACAGCTGGCCGCCGTGCTCGCCCATGAGCGGGCGCACGTGGTCGGACGGCACGCGCTGCTGCTCGCCGGCGTGCGCTTGCTGCAGCTCGCGTTTCCCCGGGTAGGGCTCTTCGCTGCCGCCCACGGCCAGCTGAGCCGACTGGCCGAGCTCCGAGCGGACGAGGTCGCCGCTGCCCACCATGAGCCACTGGCACTGGCAAGGGCTCTGGTGACGATGGCCGGCGCTACGGTGAGCGAGGGCCGGGCTTCCGTTCCGCCTGGCGCGATGGCCGCGACGGGAGGGGAGACGGTCGAGCGCCTTCACCGTCTTCTCACGCCGCCGGCCCGGCTCGCTCCCGCTCAGCGGCTGGTTGTCGCCGCGGGCATCGCCGGAGTGGCGGCAGGACCGGCGCTTTTCGTCGTGGCGGGTGTTCTGCT
- a CDS encoding MFS transporter has protein sequence MAVRDQFRSFDTTVRLLLVNQLSINLGFYMLMPYLAQHLAGPVGLATWAVGLVLGMRNFSQQGMFLVGGALADRFGYKPLIVAGCLLRTIGFGALGFAESLAALLIASAITGFAGALFNPAVRAYLAARSGPRRVEAFALFNIFYQAGILLGPVVGFLLLWSSFRAVCLVAAAIFAVLTVLQLRALPAQAAAGQQTDREAGSQGDPSTARGAWRAVLLNRRFLRFALIMTASYVLSFQIYLALPLELRRITGEGTATTVGVVAIFAVSGLLTLIGQTRVTAWCRRRRTPVGAMALGLVCLAAAFLPLLAATAFDLPRSGAGRALLGIGPALVAAAVLALGTMLAFPFEMDAIARLARDRRVATHYGLYNTICGIGITVGNLATGAVLDAARNAGLAALPWLALTGLGLLAAVALRRTEGRMTDAGRTAVRV, from the coding sequence ATGGCGGTGCGGGACCAGTTCCGATCCTTCGACACGACCGTCCGGCTTCTCCTGGTCAATCAGCTCAGTATCAACCTGGGCTTCTACATGCTGATGCCCTACCTGGCCCAGCACTTGGCCGGGCCGGTCGGATTGGCGACCTGGGCGGTCGGCCTAGTCCTCGGGATGCGCAACTTCTCTCAGCAGGGCATGTTCCTGGTCGGCGGTGCGTTGGCGGATCGGTTCGGGTACAAGCCCTTGATCGTCGCCGGGTGTCTCTTGCGGACCATCGGGTTCGGAGCCCTCGGATTTGCCGAGTCGCTCGCGGCGCTGCTGATCGCCTCCGCGATCACCGGCTTCGCGGGGGCGCTGTTCAACCCCGCGGTCCGCGCCTACCTCGCCGCACGCAGCGGCCCCCGGCGCGTCGAAGCCTTCGCGCTGTTCAACATCTTCTACCAGGCCGGCATCCTGCTCGGCCCGGTCGTGGGCTTCCTCCTGCTGTGGTCGAGCTTCCGGGCGGTGTGCCTCGTCGCCGCGGCGATCTTCGCGGTGCTTACCGTCCTGCAGCTGCGGGCGCTACCCGCGCAGGCAGCAGCCGGTCAGCAGACGGATCGCGAGGCAGGAAGCCAGGGAGATCCGTCCACGGCGCGCGGGGCTTGGCGCGCCGTCCTGCTCAACCGCCGGTTCCTCCGGTTCGCGCTGATCATGACTGCCTCCTACGTGTTGTCGTTCCAGATTTACCTGGCGCTGCCGCTGGAGCTACGGCGGATCACCGGGGAGGGAACCGCGACCACGGTCGGGGTCGTCGCGATCTTCGCCGTGTCCGGACTGCTCACCTTGATCGGCCAGACGCGGGTGACGGCCTGGTGCCGACGCAGGCGAACCCCGGTGGGAGCTATGGCTCTCGGGCTGGTGTGCTTGGCCGCCGCGTTCCTGCCGCTCCTGGCGGCCACCGCGTTCGACCTACCCCGGTCGGGAGCCGGCCGCGCGCTGCTGGGAATCGGCCCCGCGCTGGTTGCGGCGGCGGTGCTGGCCCTGGGAACGATGCTGGCGTTCCCGTTCGAGATGGACGCGATCGCCCGTCTGGCGCGAGATCGGCGGGTCGCGACGCACTACGGGCTGTACAACACGATCTGCGGAATCGGCATCACGGTGGGAAATCTGGCCACCGGGGCAGTGCTTGACGCGGCCCGGAACGCAGGCCTGGCCGCTCTGCCCTGGCTGGCGTTGACCGGCTTGGGGTTGCTCGCCGCGGTCGCTCTGCGCCGGACGGAAGGACGAATGACTGACGCCGGCCGCACCGCCGTGAGGGTGTAG
- a CDS encoding TetR/AcrR family transcriptional regulator — protein sequence MLQAVVARAMQPVNAERVLRLRALQAQDGAPSVEQVVRAFVEPGLLLDSHHSDRRPAVARFIGRVLFDPSARIRQLFADQVDPVEGRFLDALGAALPDQDADTVRFGYTSMLGLLALHQAATFSAIKCRPAEGKGAASEAPSSDEGLACERLVGFLTAGLTHGLRPTKNHGPS from the coding sequence TTGCTGCAAGCGGTCGTCGCGCGAGCCATGCAGCCGGTGAATGCCGAGCGCGTCCTACGCCTGCGTGCACTCCAAGCGCAGGACGGTGCCCCGTCGGTCGAACAGGTCGTTCGGGCGTTTGTCGAGCCGGGCCTGTTGTTGGACAGCCACCACAGCGATCGCCGTCCCGCGGTGGCCAGGTTCATCGGGCGCGTGTTGTTCGATCCCAGCGCACGCATCCGCCAACTCTTCGCCGATCAAGTCGACCCCGTAGAGGGGCGTTTTCTCGACGCCCTCGGCGCGGCCCTGCCCGACCAGGACGCCGATACTGTGCGATTCGGCTACACCAGCATGCTCGGGCTGCTGGCCCTGCATCAGGCGGCCACCTTCAGCGCGATTAAATGTCGACCCGCCGAAGGCAAGGGTGCGGCCAGCGAGGCTCCCTCCTCCGATGAGGGCCTCGCATGTGAGCGACTCGTTGGGTTCCTCACCGCTGGACTGACCCACGGGCTTCGCCCGACGAAGAATCACGGTCCCAGCTAA
- a CDS encoding PLP-dependent cysteine synthase family protein, with the protein MYTALNALLDLPQSDLGPQLGRPEVPSPPPGASLSLPGLVGNTPVLWIGEPLVPGGRGFWAKLEGSNPGGIKDRAALHLVSAARIRGDLAPGGRIIESTSGTLGLGLALAGLALGHPVTLVTDPGLEPSMRRLLACHGATVDIVATPHPVGGWQQARRERVGELKAQHAGSWCPDQYHNPDNVHAYAPLALELATQLGRIDVLVCSVGTGGHSAGIARVLRQLQPDLQVIGVDTIGSTIFGQPARPRLMRGLGSSIYPRNVDYGCFSEVHWVAPAEAVWTARTLARSHYATGGWSVGAVALVASWLARTQPVGRRIAAVFPDGPHRYLESIYDDDYCHDHGLLDLAPPSRPDTISHPTEREVTCWTRCAQVIDPQPGARLHQRAGHRQGR; encoded by the coding sequence ATGTACACCGCACTGAACGCTCTGCTTGATCTGCCGCAATCCGATCTGGGTCCGCAGCTGGGCCGTCCTGAGGTTCCTAGTCCTCCGCCTGGCGCGAGTCTGTCGTTGCCCGGCCTGGTGGGTAACACGCCCGTGCTGTGGATTGGCGAGCCTCTGGTCCCCGGCGGCCGCGGATTCTGGGCGAAACTGGAAGGCTCCAATCCGGGCGGCATCAAGGACCGCGCGGCTCTGCACCTGGTGAGCGCTGCCCGCATCCGCGGGGACCTGGCGCCCGGGGGACGGATCATCGAGTCCACCAGCGGAACGCTGGGCTTGGGCCTGGCTCTGGCCGGGCTCGCGCTAGGGCATCCGGTGACCCTGGTGACCGATCCAGGGCTGGAACCGTCGATGCGCCGACTGCTTGCCTGCCACGGCGCCACTGTCGACATTGTCGCTACCCCTCATCCGGTGGGTGGCTGGCAGCAGGCCCGCCGGGAGCGCGTGGGCGAACTCAAGGCGCAACATGCGGGCTCCTGGTGCCCGGATCAGTACCACAACCCGGACAACGTTCATGCCTATGCGCCGCTCGCGTTGGAACTGGCGACTCAGCTGGGCCGCATCGACGTCCTGGTCTGCAGCGTGGGCACCGGCGGACACTCCGCGGGGATCGCGCGCGTCCTACGTCAGCTGCAGCCAGATCTGCAGGTGATCGGGGTCGACACGATCGGATCGACGATCTTCGGCCAGCCCGCTCGGCCGCGTCTGATGCGCGGACTCGGCTCGAGCATCTACCCGCGCAACGTCGACTACGGTTGCTTTTCCGAGGTGCACTGGGTCGCGCCTGCTGAAGCGGTCTGGACGGCGCGCACACTGGCCCGGTCGCATTACGCCACCGGCGGGTGGAGCGTCGGGGCGGTCGCGCTCGTCGCGTCCTGGCTGGCGCGGACCCAGCCGGTCGGCCGCCGGATCGCGGCGGTCTTTCCCGATGGTCCCCATCGCTACCTGGAATCGATCTACGACGATGACTACTGCCACGACCATGGGCTGCTGGACCTGGCACCGCCGAGTCGGCCGGACACCATCAGCCACCCCACCGAGCGTGAGGTGACCTGCTGGACGCGCTGCGCCCAGGTGATCGATCCCCAGCCTGGCGCTCGGCTCCACCAGCGCGCCGGTCACCGGCAGGGTCGCTGA
- a CDS encoding flagellar basal body-associated FliL family protein: MAGKGSDDDAAEGSKGGRKKLIVILVAVAVLVLGGGIGAYFAFFAGSSDESAKPEPTPSAVVPLDPITVNLADGHYLKIAIALQTTTAAEEAVDGSKALDIVIAQFSNLEVAELATSKQREAEKAELTEKVVEAYTEEEVEPVMAVYFTEFVIQ, encoded by the coding sequence ATGGCCGGTAAGGGGTCAGACGATGACGCGGCGGAAGGGTCGAAGGGGGGCCGCAAGAAGCTGATTGTCATCCTCGTGGCGGTGGCGGTTCTCGTGCTCGGTGGGGGGATAGGCGCCTACTTCGCGTTCTTCGCCGGGTCCTCCGACGAGTCGGCGAAACCCGAGCCCACCCCGAGTGCGGTCGTACCCTTGGATCCGATCACGGTGAATCTAGCCGACGGGCACTATCTGAAGATCGCGATCGCGCTGCAGACCACCACCGCGGCCGAGGAGGCGGTCGACGGCAGCAAGGCCCTGGACATCGTGATCGCGCAATTCAGCAACCTGGAGGTTGCGGAGCTGGCGACCTCCAAGCAGCGCGAAGCGGAGAAGGCGGAACTGACCGAGAAGGTGGTGGAGGCCTACACCGAGGAAGAGGTCGAGCCGGTGATGGCGGTCTACTTCACGGAGTTCGTCATCCAGTGA
- a CDS encoding aminoglycoside adenylyltransferase domain-containing protein, translating to MDEDVARTCAAYLEMADRRAPGLVEGLYLQGSIALADYCPGVSDIDFVAVTSRTPDPDIIRAIHRDLRRCRPRRPYVDGLYTRWTDLSRDPTECPAGPSVHEWRVEPASRFERHLVTWHVLAQGGVAIRGAAVGEIGIFTDWPALAVATECNLRDYWTPWRDRKARGLLGLTPWAVSWGVLGAARLRHTLAAGRVTSKTEAAAYALDTYCDRWHRLIQEALRIRVGGPRLYRDPWRRRADLLGFLSDALAR from the coding sequence ATGGACGAGGACGTTGCGCGTACGTGTGCGGCCTATCTGGAGATGGCCGATCGACGGGCGCCTGGGCTGGTCGAAGGGCTTTATCTGCAGGGTTCGATCGCGCTGGCGGACTACTGCCCCGGCGTCAGTGACATCGATTTCGTCGCCGTGACGAGCAGAACCCCCGACCCGGACATCATCCGAGCTATCCATCGCGACCTACGCCGTTGCCGCCCGCGTCGGCCGTACGTCGACGGGTTGTACACAAGGTGGACCGATCTCTCCCGCGACCCGACGGAATGCCCCGCAGGCCCGTCTGTACACGAATGGCGGGTCGAACCTGCGTCACGGTTCGAGCGGCACCTCGTCACCTGGCATGTGCTCGCGCAGGGCGGCGTTGCGATACGCGGAGCAGCCGTGGGGGAGATCGGCATCTTTACGGACTGGCCGGCGCTCGCGGTGGCGACCGAGTGCAATCTCCGGGACTACTGGACACCGTGGCGGGACCGAAAAGCCCGTGGCCTGCTGGGACTCACGCCGTGGGCAGTCAGCTGGGGTGTGCTGGGGGCGGCGCGGTTGCGGCACACGCTGGCTGCTGGACGTGTCACGTCGAAGACTGAAGCCGCTGCCTACGCTTTGGACACCTATTGCGATCGCTGGCACCGCCTCATCCAGGAGGCGCTGCGCATCCGCGTCGGCGGACCGCGGCTCTACCGCGATCCGTGGCGCCGGCGAGCTGACCTGCTCGGCTTCCTGTCCGACGCCCTCGCCCGGTAA
- a CDS encoding glycosyl hydrolase family 8, whose translation MSLKARQTTFVVALLVVIAAVAASAIAFLRPASDTAPVEAGADHAVPFAVIRPSAPQEQVDDAVARFYRDWKASYLRRSCAPGTFQVYSPDARYPYVAEGQGYGLVITALMSPSDPEAKATFDGLLTYVLAHPSSKNPDLMAAEQDSGCNDRAGGDSATDGDMDIAYALLLADRQWGSTGRYNYRDLALRRIQALKSSSVNPSSKLMLLGNWSTAADPDLYATTRPSDWMPHYFRAFETATGDPAWSAIRAAHQRAIDGLQSNASPATGLLPDFARATGDGIHPVEGQVLEGSNDGDYYFNACRTPWRIGTDALFSGDPQTTRAARKISAWFRTTTGGDPDKIGSGYRMDGTKEQAFENNAFWAPLAVSAMADPDAQDWLDKLWAKLASNQVKAGNYFGDTIQLQVMIVVTGHYIAV comes from the coding sequence ATGAGCCTCAAAGCCCGCCAAACGACGTTCGTCGTCGCCCTATTAGTCGTCATAGCCGCCGTCGCCGCATCTGCCATCGCCTTCCTCCGGCCGGCATCCGACACGGCACCGGTAGAAGCCGGTGCCGACCATGCCGTTCCCTTCGCCGTGATCCGCCCGTCCGCTCCCCAGGAGCAGGTTGACGACGCGGTCGCGAGGTTCTACCGCGATTGGAAGGCGTCGTACCTGCGCAGGAGCTGCGCCCCGGGCACGTTCCAGGTCTATTCACCCGACGCCCGATACCCCTATGTCGCCGAGGGCCAGGGATATGGGCTGGTCATCACCGCCCTGATGTCGCCATCCGATCCGGAAGCGAAGGCGACGTTCGATGGGCTTCTCACCTATGTTCTTGCTCACCCGTCCAGTAAGAACCCGGACCTCATGGCAGCAGAGCAGGACTCGGGCTGCAACGACCGCGCGGGAGGCGACTCCGCGACCGACGGCGACATGGACATCGCCTACGCCCTGCTCCTCGCCGACCGTCAATGGGGTAGCACAGGCCGGTACAACTACCGGGACCTCGCCCTTCGACGGATCCAGGCGCTCAAGAGCAGCAGCGTCAATCCCTCATCCAAGCTGATGCTGCTCGGCAACTGGAGCACGGCGGCCGACCCGGACCTCTACGCCACCACCCGGCCATCCGACTGGATGCCGCACTACTTCCGCGCGTTCGAGACCGCCACTGGCGATCCCGCCTGGTCTGCGATCCGCGCCGCTCACCAACGCGCCATTGACGGCCTCCAGAGCAACGCCAGCCCCGCCACCGGCCTCCTGCCAGACTTCGCCCGGGCGACCGGCGACGGGATCCACCCCGTTGAAGGACAAGTGCTGGAAGGTAGCAACGATGGGGACTACTACTTCAACGCATGCCGGACGCCGTGGCGCATCGGCACCGATGCCCTCTTCTCTGGTGACCCGCAGACCACACGGGCCGCCCGCAAGATAAGCGCCTGGTTCCGAACGACCACCGGAGGCGATCCCGACAAGATTGGATCGGGCTACCGGATGGACGGCACGAAAGAACAAGCGTTCGAGAACAATGCCTTCTGGGCGCCCCTCGCGGTGAGCGCGATGGCCGACCCGGACGCGCAGGACTGGCTCGACAAACTGTGGGCCAAGCTAGCGAGCAACCAGGTGAAGGCCGGAAACTACTTCGGTGACACCATCCAACTGCAAGTCATGATCGTCGTCACCGGTCACTACATCGCAGTCTGA
- a CDS encoding TVP38/TMEM64 family protein, whose protein sequence is MLRLRVAALVGVLLVGAVTLWLSGPPEAAELRAAVADTGVWTPVAVVIVAVLAALVLVPRAVPAVLAGLLLPPALGVLCALAGSVAGATLAFSLGRALGRPYLLYREQRAGPAARLARLQRWLDRHGLAAVIYARLAPVLPFGLLNYAFGATTVRLAVFVAGTTVGIAPSTAAYVYLGAAADDPASVGFLLPLGVVTVGALVASVHARWAHRTGRSQAADVSPDPPSGEKRSAD, encoded by the coding sequence GTGCTGCGGCTCCGGGTCGCGGCGCTTGTCGGCGTGCTCCTCGTCGGCGCGGTCACCCTCTGGCTCTCGGGTCCTCCTGAGGCGGCGGAGCTACGCGCGGCGGTCGCCGATACAGGAGTCTGGACACCGGTGGCAGTGGTGATTGTGGCAGTGCTGGCCGCGCTCGTATTGGTGCCGCGAGCGGTCCCGGCGGTGCTGGCGGGACTGCTCCTCCCGCCGGCTCTCGGCGTGCTCTGCGCTCTGGCGGGATCGGTCGCAGGCGCGACCCTCGCCTTCTCCCTCGGGCGGGCGCTGGGCCGACCCTATCTTCTATACCGGGAGCAACGGGCAGGACCTGCTGCCCGCCTCGCACGGCTACAGCGGTGGCTGGATCGACACGGGCTCGCAGCCGTCATCTACGCGAGGCTCGCTCCGGTTCTGCCGTTTGGTTTGCTCAACTACGCCTTTGGTGCGACCACGGTGCGCCTCGCGGTCTTCGTGGCGGGAACCACGGTGGGTATCGCGCCCAGCACGGCCGCTTACGTGTATCTGGGCGCTGCGGCTGACGATCCCGCCTCGGTGGGCTTTCTCCTGCCGCTCGGCGTGGTGACGGTGGGCGCCCTCGTGGCCTCGGTGCATGCGCGGTGGGCGCACCGTACCGGTCGGTCGCAGGCTGCCGACGTCAGCCCAGATCCACCCTCAGGTGAGAAGCGCTCCGCGGACTAG